In the Rhizobium sp. SSA_523 genome, GGTCGCGAGTATAGAGATTATATTCCGGCTGCAGTACGTCATAGCGCGGCAGGCCATTGCTGCCGGCGGCCTCGAGCGATGCCCGCAATTGAGCGGCATCGTAATTGGAGCAGCCGATCGCGCGCACCTTGCCGGCCTGTTTCAGACGATCGAAAGCTTCCAGCGTTTCCTCGATGGCAATATCCGGATCGGGTTTGTGCGCGAGGTAGAGATCCACATAATCCGTCCCCAGCCGCGTGAGCGAAGCATCGATGGCCTTTTCGATCCAGGCTTTCGACAGCCCGGTTTTTTCGCCGCGATTGTCGAAGCCGACTTTCGTCACGATCACTGCCTTGTCGCGCGGGACGGTGCCACGCTTCAGCCAGCGGCCGATGACAGTCTCACTCTCCCCGCCCTGATGGCCGTCGACCCAGGCGGAATAGACATCGGCCGTATCGATGCAGTTGAAGCCCGCCTCGAAGAAACGGTCGAGCAGATCGAAGGAGGTCTTCTCATCCGCGGTCCAGCCGAAGACATTGCCGCCGAACACGACGGGAGCGATGGATAGGCCGGTGCGGCCAAGGGGACGCTTGTCCATAGTCATACCTCTTGCTTTGTCAGACGCCAGCATATGGGGCGAAGCTAGCGATGCAACAGGCTTGGCACCAATCTATTTGCGTGATGGATGGATCAGCCAGGATCAGCCAGCCGCGCGATGCTGGCTGGGGGGCTCGCCGTGATGGCGGCGCCAGATCCGGCGCAAATGCCGTGAGGAGGAAAAACCCGCGCGCTCG is a window encoding:
- a CDS encoding aldo/keto reductase, with protein sequence MDKRPLGRTGLSIAPVVFGGNVFGWTADEKTSFDLLDRFFEAGFNCIDTADVYSAWVDGHQGGESETVIGRWLKRGTVPRDKAVIVTKVGFDNRGEKTGLSKAWIEKAIDASLTRLGTDYVDLYLAHKPDPDIAIEETLEAFDRLKQAGKVRAIGCSNYDAAQLRASLEAAGSNGLPRYDVLQPEYNLYTRDRFEGELAELCIAEEIGVISYYALAAGFLTGKYRKAEDTQGAARAYRVGGYLDEKGHRILAALDAVASETGASLASIAIAWVAARPGITAPIASATSLSQLDAMLAAGTLTLSEAQMQRLNEAGA